The genomic segment GACCTCCGCGCCGCGCGGGAGGGACGAGTCGCCGTCATCAGGGGAGACTTTACGCTCAGGGCCGGGCCGCGATACCCACAGATTCTGGACGCCTTCATCACAATCATACGTGATGGCGTCCGCGAAATCTCTCAGTAAACCAACGGTGAACCAACAGTGAGCCAACTGAGCCAAAAACGGAGCCAAACAAGAAAGATTATGGAGGAACGGCGGGCGACTTCTGGGGAGAGAGCGGAGAAAATCATCGAAGTATCCGGGCTGTCGATCTCTTTGGGTGGGAAGGCGGTTTTGCGTGATGTGTCCTGCGACGCGCGTAGGGGTGATTTTTTGTGCGTCGTGGGAAGAAACGGCGCGGGCAAGAGCACGCTCTTCAAATGCGTGTGCGGAGCTTACAAAAATTTTCGAGGGTCCGTGAAGCTCGCCGGAAAAGAAGCCGGAACAATGAGCGCGCGGGAGCGGGCGCGGGTTGTCGCCTATGTGCCCCAAAGCGTTCCGCCGGACATGCCCTACACCGTCCACGAATTTATGGAGATGTCGCGTTATCCCTGGCGAAATTTTTTCAGCTCCTCGCGGGAGGACCACCGGGCTGTCTCCGATGCCATCGCCCTAGCCGGCGTCGAGGAATTTGCCTCTCGCAAGATGCGGGACCTTTCGGGAGGCGAGCGTCAAAAGGTGATGATCGCCTCAGCCATCGCCCAGGAATCGGACGCGATATTGATGGACGAACCCACCACGTTCCTCGACTACTCGCATCAAGTCGAGACGATGGAGCTGATGACTCGCGTCAATAAAGAGAAAAACGTGGCGATGCTGATCGTTACTCACGATATTAACTTGGCGATGAGGGTCTCCGACAAAGTGCTAGGGCTCTCGGAGGGCCGCGTCGAATGGACCGGGACGCCTCATGGGCTCCAGGACTCTGGGCTGTTGTACTCGATTTTCGGGGTCACCTTCGAGCGGTATTTCGCGAGGCGTGAAGGCGTTTCCCCGTTATTCGCTCCCCTATTTACCCCCACGGGGTTCGCGCCTACGGGGCGCTGACGGATTCCAAGAGCGAGGGGACGGAAGAGGGGACGGAAAATGAGATGGGGACGGGTTGTTTTGTTTCTAACGGTTTCCTTGGCCGCGCTTTTTGTCTGCCCTTGGATCGGCGTTCAAAGCATTTCGCCCTTTGACTTGATTAGCGGGGGAAACGCTCTAGAGGCAAGGATCTTTTGGCAGCTCCGTGTGCCCAGGGTATTAATGGCTTGGTGTGCCGGAGCCACTTTTGGTATCTGCGGCATGGTTTTTCAAGCCGTGTTTCGCAACCCTCTAGCGGAGCCCTCCTTGCTGGGGATCTCGTCTGGAGCGGCCTTGGGAGCCGCTATTGCCATACGCTTAGGCCTGGCGGGGGGCTCGTCCGCCTCTCTCACCCTACCCGTCAGCGCGTTTCTGGGCGCGATGGTGTCGGTTGTCATTATTTCCGCTTTCGCCCAATTTTCCCGCGGCACCAGAGACGCGACGCTCCTTCTCGCCGGTGTCGCAATAAGCGCGTTGTATTCCAGCCTGATCATGGTATTTCAGTACACGGGCGGCGCTTCGGAGACCTACAAGCTGCTTTCGTGGACCATGGGAGGGATCAACTCGGTCGGCATGAAAGAGGGCCTTCGGGCGATACCGTCGCTTCTCATCGCGATTTCGCTGGCGATATACTACTCCACCGAGTTGGACCTGATGACCTTCGGAGACGAAATCGCCTCTTCGAAAGGTGTCGAGCTGGAGCGAACCAAGTGGATCATGTTTATGGGAATGTCGATGTCTATCGCGATCGTGGTGGCGAACTGCGGCCCAGTGGCATTTCTAGGACTCATTGCGCCCCACGTGGCCCGGAACGCCACGGGACCGCGCCATTTGAGACTTACCATGATGACGGCCCTCGTGGGAGGCGCCGCGCTTCTCGTCTGCGATACGGTGGCCAGGACTCTGTGGGCTCCGGCAGACCTGCCCGTGGGCATCATCATTTCTTTCCTGGGAGCGCCGTTTTTTCTCTGGCTTCTTTTCGGCCCTCGCGCCGGATGAAAGAATCGAGGCAACCGTTCAAGCCCCCCATGCTCAACTCGCCTCTGACAAGTATTTTTATTGGGGGTTTCAGGGGGGCCAGTGAGGCCGCTTTTGGCTGAACGGGCTCTGCCCCCCTGAGCTTGAACAATTACGAATCGAGGCGTAATGAATGGAATTCATAAATCTCGCGGTTTTCGATCAATTTCTGGAATATATGCGTTTAGGTGGGTCGATCATGTGGATTATCCTGGCCCTCTCCGTCTTGTCCGCGGCTGTCATCATCGAGAGGATTTTTTTCTTCGCCGTTTCGTCGGGAAACCTCAATAAATTAAAAGGTGTCTTTGACAGGTCCCTTGCTGATTCTGATTCAAATTCTGATTCAAATTCAGATTCAAATAAAGGCAACGCTCCTCGTTTCGCAACCGGAAAAAGTTCCCTGCACCGCCTTTTCTCCGTGGCTTGCGAGCATTGGGAACTCGATGACGAAACATTGAACTCGAAGCTGGATGGGACAATACGGGGAGAATTGTACGAGTGGGAGCGAAATCTTCCGATGCTGGAGATCGCCGCGCGGGTCGCTCCGCTTTTGGGGCTGCTGGGAACCGTCCTCGGAATGGTGGAGATGTTCGGCTCCATGAGCGTGGGGGGCGCCGTCGACGCTAGGGCTGTAACGGGTGGCATCTGGAAGGCGCTCTTCACCACCGTGGCAGGGCTGTCCGTCGCCATACCCGTGTTGCTGGTCCACGGCTTTTTGACCGGAGTGATAGATCGCGAGGAAGAAACTCTAGATCGAGCCGCAAGTTTCATTATAGATAAAAGAAGAGATAAAAGAAGAGAAAGGCGCAAAGAGAGGAACACCCCCTCATGACGCGCCAAGGATCGCGCCGTGGGAGAAAACGCAAGGCCGTCGAGCTGGACATCACCTCCTTGATCGACGTTTTGTTTATGTTGATCATTTTCTTCGTGATCACCACGGCCTTTGTGCAGGGTTCGGTGAACGTGTCCCTGCCCAGCGGTACCCCTCCGCCGCTCTCGGACAGAGAGCAGATCGTGCTAACGATCACAAAAGACTCGGAAATCCTTTGGGCGGGCGAAAGATTGGCCAGCGAAGATCTGGCTCAACGCGTCATGGCGGCCCTGGCCGAAAGCGCCGATATCCTTCTGGCGGGCGACAGGGACGCACGTTACGGCAACGTGGCGGAGCTAATGGACCAGTTGCGCCGCCAGGGCGTCCCCAGCGTGGGGCTCGCTTTCGAGGGCGGCAATTGAGACGCGCGCTGGCCCTGTGCTTCAGCATCCTCTTTCACGTCGCGCTGATGGCTTTGATGGGACTGATACCGGAAGGCGGAAGCGAACTCCTTCCGCGGGAGGTCATGCGGGTTTCCCTCGCCGCTGCGCGAGGGGAAAAGCCGGGCGACGACGGTGGCGTTTCCGCTGCCGGGGGCCTTTCATCCGCGACGCGGCCTTTTTCCGATTCCGATGCTGAATCGACAGAACGTCCTGCTTCGCCCACGCTCACAAAAACGCCGACTCAGCCGGTCCGAGCTCAGAGCACGACGCCTAAGCCCCAACCAAAATCTCAACCCAAACCTCAGGCGAGCGCCACGAAACCCAAAACGCCCCCCCAACCCGCGCGACAAAACCCAATAGAGGAAAAAGCCACGTTGCCCGCCACCAACTCCGCGAGGTCCGGTGAGGCGGAATCCACCGCCTCGCGAGTGGCTCCTATCGGGTCCGGCGGAGGAAGCGGGGGCAGAGGCGGCAACGGAACAGGCGCGCGGACAAGGGGCGCGGGCGGCGGAGTGGTCGACGCGTCGCGTTTGAGGGTAACGAAAAAAGTCACCGCGGAATACCCAATGATAAGCCGTAAAAGGAAGGATCAGGGAACCGTGGTTCTCCTTCTGAGCATCAAAACCGGGCGCGTGGCCTCGGTCGAAATCGAGAAAAGCAGCGGCCACTCCGCTCTCGACCAGTCGGCAAAAAAAGCTGTTTCCGCCTGGGAGTTCGACGTGTCGGGTTTTGGAGACTCCCTCACCGCGCGTTTGTCGGTGGTCTTTTCGCTGACGGGGCAAAAGTGAGCTATAAAAGTGAGCTATTAAAGTTAGCTATCTATTAAAGTAAGCTATTCAGGAGATTGCTACTGAAAACCTACACAAATGTGTAATAGTCCAGATTTTTCCTTCTTCATCCTTCCATCATCGCGACATCGCGACTGACGGCGACTATTGATTTGCCCATTTTAAATGTTTTCCCTTTCGGCGGGGATGACTTTCTGGGGGATGATTTTCTGAATGTAAATACGTTTTAGAAAGAGCGCCGCGACAATGGAGGCGCTAACTTCTGATAAAATAAACGCCCACCAAACATTATTCGCATCAAAGAGCTTCACGAAGACATAAAGCACTGGTAAAAGGAAAATCGCGACCCGCAGCAAAGTCACGATGAGACTGTAGATACCGTTGCCGAGAGCCTGGTAAATGCCCTGCGCGATGATCGAAAACGCCGCGAAAATATAACCCAGGCTGATAATCCGTAAAGCGGGAACTCCAATGGCCAGCAGCTCGTCGGAAGCATCGAATAGGAAAAGGATTCGCGTGGCCAGCACATGCACCAGAACCATGCCAGCCAGCAGGATAGCGACAGCATAAATCATGCCGAATTTAAATGTATCGTCGACGCGTTTCTTGTTTTTTGCGCCGTAGTTGAACGCGCCTATGGCAATCACCCCGTTATTGAGGCCAAAAGCCGGCATAAATATGAATCCCTGCACTTTGATATAGATGCCAAACGCGGCAACCATTGTGGAAGAGACGCGGATCAGAATAAGATTGACGCCAAGAGCCATCAGAGAGTTAAGCGCCTGCATGACAATGGCCGGGGCACTGATTCGGTAAATTTCTACAATCATTTTTCTGTCGGGCCGAAAGCCTTTGAAGTGAAAATGAACTTCCTCGTTTCTTGTTAGATTGAAATATATCGCAATGACCATTGCTACGATCTGTCCAGCAACGGTAGCGACAGCCGCACCGATAACCTCCATCCTCGGGAAACCACACAAACCGAAAATCAAAATGGGGTCGAAGATGATATTGATGGCCGCGCCCACAAGTTGAGAAACCATCGAAAGCATTGTTTTCCCTGTAGATTGTAGGATGCGCTGTAGGATAACCTGCCCCACCGATCCGAATGAAAAGACCATGCAGATGGTCAGGTAATCTACGCCAAGTCGGGCAATCTCCGCGTCAGAGGTTTGCCATGCGAAATAGCTCTTTGTAAAAAACAGCCCCAAAATCAAAAACAATAAATACGTCATTATGGCGAGGAATATGCCGTTGGATGCCACACTATCGACGCCTTTCCTATTTTTGGCGCCCAAGAGCCGCGACAAAATAGCGCTGACGCCGGCGGCAGTACCGACCGTTATGGCAATGATCAACAGTTGAATTGGAAACGCGAGAGATACCGCCGTCAACGCATTTTCACTAACATGAGCGACAAACAGACTGTCCACAACGTTATAAAATGCCTCCATAACCATAGATAACATTAACGGTAAAGACATTGTGAACAATAGCTTCCCCACCGGAGCCGTCGCCATTTTGTTTTGCTGGAGAGCTTTTTCTGAAACCATAAAAATACCACCCTTCTTGCGATTTTGGACAAAAACAACGAACGGCGTCAGTCAACTGGACTTACGTGACTGACACCGCTCGCTGTGTTATCTATGTTAACACTTTTCTTTCGGAAATATAAGAATATACATTTAAAATGCAAACAACGCCACTATCCTGATAAGTCATTTTCAGTCATTGATTCGCTGTGCATCTGCAATCGGTCTTGTAGTGACAGGTTATAAAATCGCTACAGCATTAGGCGAATATCTGACGATACGTACAGATAAATGTGCTATACTAATTTCACAACGTGTTGTATGAATCACGTAGACCCAGTCGATTTATGGAGTGCGTTGTTTTTCATAGAAACATCTGAAACAGAGGATGCGTTGAGATTGCGCAAGATCAGGCGCTGCTTGAAAACAGTATGTAACTCTTCCATAAATTCGGCGTTTGCGAAAAATTCATCACTATAAAACTCCTACGAAGCTCGAGATCGAAGATAGAAAGGAATGGGAACGCGATGACGTACAGGGTAAATGACGCCGTTTTGTATGGCGCTCAGGGAGTATGTAGAATAGCAGAAATCTCGGAAAAAGATTTATGTGGAAAACCCATTGAGTATTATGTCCTCAAGCCTGTCTATGATAGCAAAGCCACCATATTCATTCCTGTAAACAGCGAGACGGCATCCTCGAACATGCGCCCCATCATGTCCGCCGAGCAAGCGCGCGCTCTGATCAAAACTATGCCAAATGTGGATTCGATCTGGATAGAAGAGGATGTAGCCCGCAGAACTCACTATCAGGAAATACTCCTCGGTTGTGACCGGATGGAACTTATAAAACTCATCAAAACATTGTATCTGCGTCAGCGAAAGCAAAAAGATAGTGGCAAAGAGATGCATCTCGCCGAGAAACACATGTTGAAGGAAGCCGAAAAAATACTTCACGGAGAGTTTGCTTATGTGCTCAATATAAAATATGAACAGGTTCTCTCTTTTATAACTGATCAAATAAAGCTCACTGATCAGATAAAGTTCGAGGACAAAATTTAAGGAAATTACGAAAAGGAAGCGAAGGCCACGTGGATCTCCGCCGCGATGTCCTGCCTAAAAATGTCGGCATAAAAGACCCTCTCCTTCTTTTGATCTTACTTTTGATCTTAAAATAATTACATCGTAATCAGCTCGGATTCGAACAGTTTTTCAACATATATCGCTATATATCGCTCGCTGCGATCTCTGAAGCATGATTAGTTAGGCTATAATCACATTCCAGAGTTCCGCGAACAAAAACAACTAGACAAACAAGGGAGGTTTTGTGGTGGAGAAAATGAGCTATAGGGAAAAGTTCATCCAAATGAACAAAGAAGCAAAGGCCACATGGATCGTCACCGCGATTCTTATCGCGTTCTGGTGGATAGCGGGATTCGGGACAGCGAGCATTGACTATACTCTCTTTTATATGCCCGGCTGGTTTGTGCTAAGTAATTTTGGAATATGGATATTGTCCATCGTTTTAGTATGGGTCTTGACGGTGAAAGTGTTCAAGGATTTCAGCCTCGAAGACGAGGAAACGACAAAGGAGTAAATAAATTGCGGACTTTTCTGGTTTTTGCGCCTATCCTTGTTTTTCTGATCACTATGTTGCTTGTGGGTTTTGTCGTCCGGAAAACGTCCGAAAAAAACAG from the Synergistaceae bacterium genome contains:
- a CDS encoding ABC transporter ATP-binding protein, with translation MSQLSQKRSQTRKIMEERRATSGERAEKIIEVSGLSISLGGKAVLRDVSCDARRGDFLCVVGRNGAGKSTLFKCVCGAYKNFRGSVKLAGKEAGTMSARERARVVAYVPQSVPPDMPYTVHEFMEMSRYPWRNFFSSSREDHRAVSDAIALAGVEEFASRKMRDLSGGERQKVMIASAIAQESDAILMDEPTTFLDYSHQVETMELMTRVNKEKNVAMLIVTHDINLAMRVSDKVLGLSEGRVEWTGTPHGLQDSGLLYSIFGVTFERYFARREGVSPLFAPLFTPTGFAPTGR
- a CDS encoding iron ABC transporter permease: MRWGRVVLFLTVSLAALFVCPWIGVQSISPFDLISGGNALEARIFWQLRVPRVLMAWCAGATFGICGMVFQAVFRNPLAEPSLLGISSGAALGAAIAIRLGLAGGSSASLTLPVSAFLGAMVSVVIISAFAQFSRGTRDATLLLAGVAISALYSSLIMVFQYTGGASETYKLLSWTMGGINSVGMKEGLRAIPSLLIAISLAIYYSTELDLMTFGDEIASSKGVELERTKWIMFMGMSMSIAIVVANCGPVAFLGLIAPHVARNATGPRHLRLTMMTALVGGAALLVCDTVARTLWAPADLPVGIIISFLGAPFFLWLLFGPRAG
- a CDS encoding MotA/TolQ/ExbB proton channel family protein produces the protein MEFINLAVFDQFLEYMRLGGSIMWIILALSVLSAAVIIERIFFFAVSSGNLNKLKGVFDRSLADSDSNSDSNSDSNKGNAPRFATGKSSLHRLFSVACEHWELDDETLNSKLDGTIRGELYEWERNLPMLEIAARVAPLLGLLGTVLGMVEMFGSMSVGGAVDARAVTGGIWKALFTTVAGLSVAIPVLLVHGFLTGVIDREEETLDRAASFIIDKRRDKRRERRKERNTPS
- a CDS encoding biopolymer transporter ExbD — its product is MTRQGSRRGRKRKAVELDITSLIDVLFMLIIFFVITTAFVQGSVNVSLPSGTPPPLSDREQIVLTITKDSEILWAGERLASEDLAQRVMAALAESADILLAGDRDARYGNVAELMDQLRRQGVPSVGLAFEGGN
- a CDS encoding TonB family protein produces the protein MRRALALCFSILFHVALMALMGLIPEGGSELLPREVMRVSLAAARGEKPGDDGGVSAAGGLSSATRPFSDSDAESTERPASPTLTKTPTQPVRAQSTTPKPQPKSQPKPQASATKPKTPPQPARQNPIEEKATLPATNSARSGEAESTASRVAPIGSGGGSGGRGGNGTGARTRGAGGGVVDASRLRVTKKVTAEYPMISRKRKDQGTVVLLLSIKTGRVASVEIEKSSGHSALDQSAKKAVSAWEFDVSGFGDSLTARLSVVFSLTGQK
- a CDS encoding MATE family efflux transporter; translated protein: MVSEKALQQNKMATAPVGKLLFTMSLPLMLSMVMEAFYNVVDSLFVAHVSENALTAVSLAFPIQLLIIAITVGTAAGVSAILSRLLGAKNRKGVDSVASNGIFLAIMTYLLFLILGLFFTKSYFAWQTSDAEIARLGVDYLTICMVFSFGSVGQVILQRILQSTGKTMLSMVSQLVGAAINIIFDPILIFGLCGFPRMEVIGAAVATVAGQIVAMVIAIYFNLTRNEEVHFHFKGFRPDRKMIVEIYRISAPAIVMQALNSLMALGVNLILIRVSSTMVAAFGIYIKVQGFIFMPAFGLNNGVIAIGAFNYGAKNKKRVDDTFKFGMIYAVAILLAGMVLVHVLATRILFLFDASDELLAIGVPALRIISLGYIFAAFSIIAQGIYQALGNGIYSLIVTLLRVAIFLLPVLYVFVKLFDANNVWWAFILSEVSASIVAALFLKRIYIQKIIPQKVIPAERENI
- a CDS encoding YhdT family protein gives rise to the protein MSYREKFIQMNKEAKATWIVTAILIAFWWIAGFGTASIDYTLFYMPGWFVLSNFGIWILSIVLVWVLTVKVFKDFSLEDEETTKE